A genomic segment from Brienomyrus brachyistius isolate T26 chromosome 9, BBRACH_0.4, whole genome shotgun sequence encodes:
- the taf12 gene encoding transcription initiation factor TFIID subunit 12, with amino-acid sequence MTQYQPQTLINLSSFSSTVKADPSSTPPLSTSMANSTAAAPSKVLGTPGPAGRLSPEGTQVLSKKKLQDLVREIDPNEQLDEDVEEMLLQIADDFIESVVTAACQLARHRKSNTLEVKDVQLHLERQWNMWIPGFGSDEIRPYKKACTTEAHKQRMALIRKTTKK; translated from the exons ATGACCCAGTACCAGCCGCAGACACTGATCAACCTCTCCAGCTTCTCCAGCACCGTGAAAGCCGACCCCAGTTCCACCCCTCCCCTCTCCACCAGCATGGCCAACAGCACCGCTGCTGCCCCGAGCAAGGTGCTGGGGACCCCCGGTCCTGCCGGGAGGCTGAGCCCCGAGGGCACACAG GTGCTCAGCAAGAAGAAGCTGCAGGACCTGGTAAGGGAAATCGACCCAAACGAGCAGCTGGATGAGGACGTTGAAGAG ATGCTGCTGCAAATCGCCGACGACTTCATAGAGAGCGTGGTGACTGCCGCATGCCAGCTGGCTCGCCACCGCAAGTCCAACACGCTGGAGGTGAAGGACGTCCAGCTGCACCTGG AGCGCCAGTGGAACATGTGGATCCCCGGCTTTGGTTCTGATGAGATCCGCCCCTACAAGAAGGCCTGCACTACAGAAGCCCACAAACAG AGGATGGCACTGATCCGCAAAACAACCAAGAAATAG